One Leishmania major strain Friedlin complete genome, chromosome 29 DNA segment encodes these proteins:
- a CDS encoding ADF/Cofilin (previous protein_id=AAZ09501.1): MAISGVTLEESVRGAIDDLRMKKSRYVMMCIGADGKKIEVTEVGERGVNYTDLKEKFSAEKPCYVAFDFEYNDAGSKREKLILIQWIPDTARPREKMMYSASRDALSSVSEGYLPIQANDESGLDAEEIIRKVRLHRSV; the protein is encoded by the coding sequence ATGGCGATATCCGGGGTTACGCTCGAGGAAAGCGTCCGCGGCGCGATCGATGACCTGCGCATGAAGAAGAGCCGCTACGTCATGATGTGCATCGGCGCGGATGGGAAGAAGATTGAGGTGACAGAGGTTGGTGAGCGCGGCGTGAATTACACCGATTTGAAGGAAAAGTTTTCGGCGGAGAAGCCGTGCTACGTGGCCTTCGACTTTGAGTATAACGACGCTGGGTCGAAGCGCGAGAAGCTTATCCTCATTCAATGGATCCCCGACACTGCGAGGCCGCGCGAAAAGATGATGTACAGCGCGAGTCGAGATGCTCTGAGCTCCGTGTCGGAGGGCTACCTCCCCATCCAGGCGAACGATGAATCCGGGTTGGATGCCGAAGAAATCATCCGCAAGGTAAGGCTCCATCGTAGCGTGTAG
- a CDS encoding conserved hypothetical protein (previous protein_id=AAZ09502.1), whose amino-acid sequence MQAAAPGQTLSSALRFWADVSYGDAPPAALIDYPPLGFEEDSSRLTVGALQASRDAAAADSRRQLGLKTQRASEDVDGSAHPALLLGVKEESSTLAVTREELEGEEGPAWLQPPLLLQLDDGLEDRQFAAATTTGRTAPVPHLRYDGAGLLAVMHVHSSGIAYVGYPRASDTVSSAEPTDGLVRLPDNVPPADPLAVAAPTPAPICSLPMSSSTGFVRGLLGLS is encoded by the coding sequence AtgcaggcggcagcgccagggCAGACGCTGTCGAGTGCCCTCAGATTTTGGGCCGATGTGTCTTATGGCGAtgcaccgcctgcagctcTGATCGACTACCCGCCGCTGGGGTTCGAGGAAGACAGCAGCAGGCTCACCGTCGGGGCGCTGCAAGCAAGCAgagatgccgccgccgctgacagCCGCCGGCAGCTGGGGCTCAAGACTCAGCGCGCTAGCGAGGATGTAGATGGGTCAGCGCATCCGGCACTCTTGTTAGGCGTCAAGGAGGAGTCATCAACACTGGCCGTTACCCGTGAGGAGCtcgagggggaggaggggcctGCATGGTTGCAGCctccgctgctcctccagctaGATGATGGGCTTGAGGACAGGCAGTTTGcagcggccaccaccaccggccGCACGGCGCCTGTCCCCCACCTCCGCTACGACGGTGCTGGCCTGTTGGCAGTGATGCACGTGCATAGCTCGGGAATCGCTTATGTCGGCTACCCGCGCGCCTCCGACACGGTGTCGAGCGCCGAGCCCACGGACGGTCTTGTGCGACTGCCTGACAATGTGCCACCGGCCGATCCtttggcggtggcagcaccgacgccaGCGCCCATCTGCTCGTTGCCCATGAGCTCCTCTACCGGCTTCGTGCGCGGTCTTCTAGGCTTGAGCTGA